In Deinococcus psychrotolerans, a genomic segment contains:
- a CDS encoding ABC transporter substrate-binding protein produces the protein MNRTALFLSLGLLISSSVQAQATPPAQLRLGVFPNITHAAGLVGIQKGFIQKQLGPTKLVVSDFANGSQINEAFAAGAIDAAYVGPGPAINAFLRGVPIQIYAGAANAGAVLVARKGSGVRNVKALSGKKVAVPTRGSTQDISLRHLLHENGLKASDEGGTVTVIPIDPANMPAAFASNQVDAALVQEPWGAVMESQGAKLIANEKAIWNGGDYTTTVLVVNTDYAKKNPEAVKALLRGHLDAINFIKSSNAGAQKAISDEIYSFTGKRPSSADLFKGLARTQVTFDINLKTLAEYAQLNQEAGFARSVPDLNKLVDLSWVKALAK, from the coding sequence ATGAACCGAACCGCTCTTTTCCTTTCGCTGGGCCTGCTCATTTCCTCGTCCGTTCAGGCTCAGGCCACTCCGCCCGCCCAGTTGCGGCTCGGCGTTTTTCCCAATATCACGCACGCAGCGGGACTGGTCGGCATTCAAAAAGGCTTTATCCAGAAGCAACTCGGCCCCACCAAACTGGTCGTCAGTGATTTTGCCAACGGCTCACAGATCAACGAAGCGTTCGCGGCGGGAGCGATTGACGCGGCTTACGTCGGCCCCGGCCCAGCCATCAATGCTTTCTTGCGCGGGGTGCCGATTCAGATTTACGCCGGAGCCGCCAACGCAGGCGCGGTGCTGGTCGCCAGAAAGGGCAGCGGCGTTCGCAATGTTAAGGCGCTCAGCGGCAAAAAAGTGGCGGTGCCCACGCGCGGCTCCACCCAGGACATCAGTTTGCGCCACCTGCTGCACGAGAACGGCCTGAAAGCCAGCGACGAGGGCGGCACCGTCACGGTGATTCCGATCGATCCGGCCAACATGCCCGCCGCCTTCGCCAGCAATCAGGTGGATGCCGCGCTGGTGCAGGAACCCTGGGGCGCGGTGATGGAATCGCAGGGCGCGAAACTCATCGCCAATGAAAAGGCCATCTGGAACGGCGGCGACTACACGACCACCGTTCTGGTCGTCAACACGGACTATGCCAAAAAGAATCCGGAGGCGGTCAAGGCGCTGCTAAGGGGCCATCTGGACGCCATCAATTTCATCAAATCCAGCAACGCAGGGGCGCAGAAGGCCATCAGCGACGAGATTTACAGCTTCACTGGCAAGCGCCCCAGCAGCGCTGATCTGTTCAAGGGGCTGGCCCGAACCCAGGTGACTTTTGACATCAACCTCAAAACGCTCGCGGAGTACGCCCAGCTCAACCAGGAGGCCGGATTTGCCCGCAGCGTGCCGGACCTGAATAAGTTGGTGGATTTAAGCTGGGTCAAGGCGCTGGCGAAGTAA
- a CDS encoding methylenetetrahydrofolate reductase, whose amino-acid sequence MTSVLAEPVQTAPKLTRVSVELVPRSRTSLRTELAELSSTLGNVQVVNIPDFLRYRMRSWEGCQMAREHVPEAIPHIRAIDINPREPLKMADFLREHGLSEVLIIEGDAPSDMSQRTYDVTSLDIIRKFRRELPEVSVWAGLDPYRQSFTRERDYAEAKLEAGAIGFFTQPFFDRRLMDIWAELLPTRQVFWGATSVTTERSFSYWQNRNKAVFPSSFTPTLEANRAWAQEVLNFAAEVGGHTYFMPIKESLSEYLGGIL is encoded by the coding sequence GTGACTTCCGTTCTGGCCGAACCCGTTCAGACTGCGCCCAAACTCACCCGCGTCAGCGTGGAACTGGTGCCGCGCAGCCGCACGTCGCTGCGAACTGAGCTGGCCGAACTCAGCAGCACCCTCGGCAACGTGCAGGTGGTCAACATTCCCGACTTTCTGCGCTACCGGATGCGGAGCTGGGAAGGCTGCCAGATGGCCCGCGAGCATGTGCCGGAAGCGATTCCGCACATCCGCGCCATCGACATCAATCCGCGTGAACCGCTGAAGATGGCCGACTTTTTGCGTGAGCACGGCCTCTCGGAAGTGCTGATCATCGAGGGCGACGCGCCCAGCGACATGAGCCAGCGCACTTATGACGTGACCTCGCTGGACATCATCCGCAAGTTTCGGCGCGAACTGCCGGAGGTGTCGGTCTGGGCGGGCCTCGATCCCTACCGCCAGAGCTTTACCCGCGAACGCGACTACGCCGAAGCCAAGCTGGAAGCCGGAGCCATTGGATTTTTTACCCAGCCGTTCTTCGACCGCCGCCTGATGGACATCTGGGCCGAGCTGTTGCCCACCCGTCAGGTCTTCTGGGGCGCGACTTCCGTAACCACCGAGCGCAGTTTCAGCTACTGGCAAAATCGCAACAAGGCGGTATTTCCGAGCAGCTTCACGCCCACGCTGGAAGCCAACCGCGCCTGGGCGCAGGAAGTGTTGAACTTTGCGGCAGAAGTCGGCGGCCACACCTATTTCATGCCGATCAAGGAAAGCCTCAGCGAGTATTTGGGGGGTATTTTATGA
- a CDS encoding DinB family protein codes for MSPEGVSRDLKTHVRALLTERQAHLQLSDVLEDFPLDQINAEVGLPYTAWGLLWHLWFTQRDILQFVKDEPYTELVWPTDYWPKAAGTAQSWQQTAESLQVDLDEFLALLDKADLFAVVPNGDGPDGGGQTWLREALLIADHNAYHLGQLMVVRRLLEK; via the coding sequence ATGAGTCCAGAGGGTGTGAGCAGGGATCTCAAGACCCACGTCCGCGCCCTGCTGACTGAGCGCCAGGCCCACTTGCAGCTCAGCGACGTGCTGGAAGACTTTCCGCTCGACCAGATCAATGCTGAGGTGGGTTTGCCGTACACTGCGTGGGGGCTGCTGTGGCACCTGTGGTTTACCCAGCGCGACATCTTGCAGTTCGTCAAAGACGAGCCGTACACCGAACTCGTCTGGCCCACCGATTACTGGCCCAAAGCGGCGGGCACCGCTCAGAGCTGGCAGCAGACCGCCGAAAGTCTGCAAGTCGATCTGGACGAATTTCTGGCGCTGCTGGACAAGGCTGACCTGTTTGCGGTGGTGCCCAACGGCGACGGCCCGGACGGCGGTGGGCAAACCTGGCTGCGCGAGGCCCTGCTGATCGCCGACCACAACGCCTACCACCTGGGTCAGTTGATGGTGGTGCGGCGGCTGCTAGAGAAGTAA
- a CDS encoding MSMEG_1061 family FMN-dependent PPOX-type flavoprotein, translating into MHLDPAHLLSPERLSPLYREPSAAVKAKTSDRISADFARIIAASPLVVLATGGPNGLDCSPRGDVGQVVYVQDEKTLLLPDRPGNNRIDSVRNILASPSVALIFLVPGVSESFRVNGTAQITTDPALLARFAYKGQLPRSLFVIHVEEAYLHCGRALLRSEVWNAAKHVSGEVLPNFVQMLRDQTKLNLPDDALVIEDR; encoded by the coding sequence ATGCACCTCGACCCTGCCCACTTGCTCAGCCCTGAGCGGCTCAGCCCGCTTTACCGTGAGCCCAGCGCCGCCGTGAAAGCCAAAACCAGTGACCGCATCAGCGCCGACTTTGCCCGCATTATTGCGGCGTCTCCTCTGGTGGTGCTGGCGACTGGCGGCCCGAATGGACTCGACTGCTCGCCGCGCGGCGACGTGGGCCAAGTCGTGTACGTACAAGACGAAAAAACCCTGCTGCTGCCCGACCGCCCCGGCAACAACCGGATCGACAGCGTCCGCAACATCTTGGCGAGTCCGTCCGTCGCCCTGATTTTTTTGGTGCCGGGCGTCAGCGAGTCCTTCCGGGTCAACGGCACCGCCCAGATCACCACCGATCCGGCGCTGCTGGCCCGCTTCGCCTACAAGGGCCAGTTGCCGCGCAGTCTGTTCGTCATTCACGTCGAGGAGGCTTACCTCCACTGCGGGCGTGCTCTGCTGCGCTCCGAGGTCTGGAACGCGGCCAAGCACGTCAGCGGCGAAGTGCTGCCCAACTTCGTGCAAATGCTGCGCGACCAGACCAAGCTGAATTTGCCGGATGACGCGCTGGTGATCGAAGACCGCTAA
- a CDS encoding CU044_2847 family protein — MSQQRHMAYFTAVNIDGAQSFDYPRKNDMWHFDSRIPAEFQIDNRMYSNEPGAHGFFDRGHLVRRRDPIWGVGDVLKQANNDTFHWTNCSPQYWEFNQSDTLWQGLENFIFANTDHDNLKVTVLTGPVFADDDPLHRQIQIPQQFWKVVAVCDAAETLTTSAYTVSQAPSVKDIPFEALPVGPYSTFQVSISYLEGLTGLDLGETVRAADVFVGEQPKKLDRIADIAPLKPIQPAIQTAQQALSPTADQLGVELENGQILYFELTQADEQQDSQIRQLDHDGGPFLQVGETRQAALKKALPTLTDISQTLQDINQPDELWLQLGLKVTADANIILARLGTEGTLNVTLKWLNTLPDGSKKPPRT, encoded by the coding sequence ATGAGTCAGCAACGCCATATGGCTTATTTCACGGCGGTCAATATAGACGGTGCACAGTCGTTCGATTATCCCCGCAAGAATGACATGTGGCACTTCGACTCGCGTATTCCCGCCGAATTTCAAATTGACAACCGGATGTACAGCAACGAACCCGGCGCACACGGCTTTTTTGACCGGGGCCATCTGGTGCGCCGCCGCGATCCGATCTGGGGTGTGGGTGACGTGCTCAAGCAGGCCAATAACGACACCTTCCACTGGACGAATTGCAGCCCGCAGTATTGGGAATTTAACCAGAGCGATACGTTATGGCAGGGCCTGGAGAATTTCATTTTCGCCAATACCGACCATGACAACCTCAAAGTCACGGTCTTGACTGGCCCCGTCTTTGCTGATGACGACCCGCTGCACCGCCAAATTCAAATTCCGCAGCAGTTCTGGAAAGTGGTGGCAGTCTGTGACGCCGCTGAAACTTTAACGACCAGCGCTTATACCGTCAGCCAAGCGCCGTCTGTCAAAGACATTCCTTTTGAAGCGCTGCCGGTGGGGCCGTACAGCACTTTTCAAGTCAGTATTTCGTACTTGGAAGGCTTAACTGGATTGGATTTGGGAGAAACGGTGCGGGCGGCAGATGTATTTGTTGGTGAACAACCTAAAAAACTCGACCGCATTGCAGATATTGCGCCTCTAAAACCGATTCAGCCTGCTATTCAAACTGCGCAACAAGCATTATCTCCGACTGCTGATCAACTCGGCGTAGAACTGGAGAACGGACAGATTCTATATTTTGAACTGACTCAAGCGGATGAACAGCAAGATTCGCAGATCCGTCAACTCGATCATGATGGCGGGCCGTTTTTGCAAGTAGGCGAAACGCGGCAAGCGGCCCTCAAGAAGGCCTTACCCACCCTCACAGACATTTCGCAAACCCTACAAGACATCAATCAACCCGATGAGTTGTGGTTGCAGCTCGGCCTCAAGGTCACGGCAGACGCCAATATCATTTTGGCACGGTTGGGCACCGAGGGAACCCTCAATGTCACTCTCAAGTGGCTCAACACCTTGCCGGATGGCAGCAAAAAACCGCCGAGGACTTGA
- a CDS encoding cupin domain-containing protein: MIVHRAQHNQFIPSPNGNTGAALATPSLGAQEVSVVRQHQIPGGFNPVHTQDHEEVMVLLSGSVTISSGEERVALAAGDSLIVPPQTLHRVDNTGPTEAEWLIVSVAGVRLFREDGEEACPAWLK, from the coding sequence ATGATCGTACACCGCGCCCAACACAACCAGTTTATTCCCTCTCCCAACGGCAATACCGGCGCAGCGCTGGCCACGCCCAGTCTCGGCGCTCAGGAAGTCAGCGTGGTGCGCCAGCACCAGATTCCCGGCGGCTTTAATCCGGTTCATACCCAAGACCACGAAGAAGTGATGGTGCTGCTTTCAGGCTCGGTAACAATCAGCAGCGGTGAGGAGCGCGTGGCCTTGGCGGCGGGCGACAGCCTGATCGTGCCGCCGCAAACGCTGCACCGGGTTGACAACACCGGCCCTACCGAAGCTGAGTGGCTGATTGTCTCAGTGGCTGGCGTGCGGCTTTTTCGGGAAGACGGGGAAGAAGCGTGTCCAGCTTGGCTTAAGTAG
- a CDS encoding MarR family winged helix-turn-helix transcriptional regulator, translated as MLHRAARAFNVSALSKLHARGHTALSLAHTNLLPHLEAHGSSIVKLAERAGMTKQAAGQLVAELEQHGYLMRRADPRDKRAVHLDFTPAGWQYLLDAQAIKREIAAEYRAKLGEATWDTLNAALSSLLE; from the coding sequence TTGCTCCACCGTGCCGCCCGCGCTTTTAACGTATCGGCCCTGAGCAAGTTGCACGCACGCGGCCACACGGCGCTGAGCCTCGCCCACACGAACCTATTGCCCCACCTTGAAGCGCACGGCAGCAGCATCGTCAAACTGGCTGAGCGGGCGGGAATGACCAAGCAAGCGGCGGGGCAGTTGGTCGCTGAATTGGAGCAGCACGGCTACCTGATGCGCCGCGCCGATCCCCGCGACAAGCGGGCGGTGCATCTAGACTTCACTCCCGCCGGATGGCAATACCTGCTAGATGCGCAGGCCATCAAGCGAGAAATTGCAGCCGAGTACCGTGCCAAACTGGGCGAGGCGACGTGGGACACGCTGAATGCGGCGCTGAGTAGCCTGTTGGAATAA